CTCACGGGTTCTCGACCCGGCAGGATCCAGAGGCCCAGGCGCTCGCCCAGCGCGGCAACCGCCGGAGTCGTCACCGGCACGAGCGCCAGCGCGATCAACGTCCAGCGCGACTCGCGGTCGAGCGTGACGACGTCCTGATCGCCGACCGGCCGTCGCAGGGCGAGCACCGCTCCCGTGATGCCCCAGACCACGATCAAGGCCGGCGCCCGCGGGTGCGCCCACACCGCCGCGAAGCCACCGAGCGCGAGCGCGAGCAGCGAGGCATCGATGGTGGTGACGACCAGCGACAGGACCAATGTCGCGATCGGCCCCCGGCGTCGACGGATGACCCGGCCCGGAGAAGCGGAGTCGGGAACGGCGCTCACGCCTCGAGGAAGCGGCGCGCCGTCCTCAGCAGGACCTCGGCTCCGATCCGCAGGCAGCGCTCGTCGACGTCGAAGCGCGGGTGGTGGTGGCCGTGGATCAGACCCTTGGCCGCGTTGCGCGAGCCGATGGCGATGAAGCAGCCCGGCACCCGGGCGAGGAACGAGGAGAAGTCCTCGCCTCCCATCGTGCGCAGATCGTCCACCACGTTTTCTTCGCCGACCACCTCGACCGCCACCGATCGCGCGAGCGCCGCCATGCGGGGATCGTTGACCGTGGGCCGGTTGTGGCGCTGGTACTCGAGCTCCACCCGGCAGTCGAATGCCGCGGCGATGCCGCGGACGATGCGCTCGAAGCGGTCGGGAAGCTGCTCCCACAGGGCCGTGTCGAAGAGCCGCACGGTCCCGTTCAGCGTGGCGTTCGGCGGGATGATGTTGAAGGCCGTGCCGGCGTG
This Candidatus Eisenbacteria bacterium DNA region includes the following protein-coding sequences:
- a CDS encoding isoprenylcysteine carboxylmethyltransferase family protein, whose product is MSAVPDSASPGRVIRRRRGPIATLVLSLVVTTIDASLLALALGGFAAVWAHPRAPALIVVWGITGAVLALRRPVGDQDVVTLDRESRWTLIALALVPVTTPAVAALGERLGLWILPGREPVRWAGVAIVALGLTIRILAMSQLGSRFSPLLAVQREHVLETTGLYRRIRHPGYLGSFLAALGAVMAFGSGLGLLPLALFAALMVLRIRREEALLAARFGDAWVAYRARSGAFLPRP